The sequence ACTTATTATTGGACAGAAATAACACAAGCAGTATTTCAAGACGAAGATTTCAGCTTTCAAACATTCTCTGGATCCTCTCTCATTATCTGGCCTCCTCCTCCGCAGACACAGCGTGATAGTGTCTCTGCGTATCTTTCCCTCTCCTTTCCAAGACACAATGTGACGGCGATAAGCAGCACGTCCCAGTTCCACTTGACATCTTTCTGAAGAGGTGTAAAATTGAATACCACACAACGCACCAAGCAATCATATAATAATATCAGTCAGTCAGACGCCATATCAAACGCTGTTATCATGCATCAAACATAAGGCAACCAGAGCATTTGTGGCgcccgcctctctctctctctctctctctctctctctctttctctctctctctctctctctctatctgtcacTCTTGCAGCTCAACAATAACACATAACTGAAACCGAGTACACGCAGGCAAAAAGGCTGTACGGTAGCAGCTGTCCCCCTGTTAGAGCCCTGCTTCCTGTTATTCTGGAAAGCAACATTCGGATCAATAAACCTCCAGCTACCAAATGGACGTTTTATTGTTGGCTCCGAATGCCAGCTCCCCTCTCTAGAGGACCACTTAGTAGGCAGAGTGCGCCATGAGGAAAGCCACTTACTGCACAGGGAGCTGCTCGTCAGACAACCAGGAAATGGACCGTGTGTTGGAAACGCTTCAGCAGCACTTTTGAGTAACCCACCTTGGGTTCTGTAGAGTTCTATGGATTAACATCCACAGAAAATGGGGGCAGCTGCTCCTGCCATGGCGGTCCTCatgtctgtgtgcttgtgtgagtgagtgatcCAGATGGCTGTCAGAGCTCTGGAGGCCGTCCAGGTTATTGAGCACCGATGTGCAGCCTCACGTCAGAGCTGTCTGCCTGCTGTTCCACACTGTGCACACTCACCTCATCCTAAAACACCACTGTTTCCATTACCAGTGCCGCTTTCTGATAAAACATGCTTTAAAAATGGACTATAAGTTGTAACTAATGGCTTATTCatgataaataaatcatttatcaatGCTTTATGGCTCAGTAATAAGCCATTAACCACCTTATCAGTCACTAGGTTGTGAACAGTCCATTAACCTGGTGTACACACTCTTCCAGGATAACTTGCTTTGCCTTTCAAGCtctttaaagggtcagttcacccccACCAAAAAAACGTAGACATGCAGATActtctggttttatttgtcaagGTTTTAATATCTCACCTCACTGTAAACAGTCTTAACTGGAACTACTTTCTGCCAGAGAAGTAATCCAGATAAAAACTATGACTGACAATGATGCTGTTTCTGGAAAGAggtgtgtttgttgctgttgtttttcctcattgtGAAAGACCAGATATGAAATTTGCCAGAGATGGGTATCTCAAAGTGGGAAAATACTGAATGCATCTTGTAGTGTCTGACCCTTTAATTAACCAGGAAGACTAATGGACAGTGTGACCACTAACTTCTGAAGAACAGCTGCAGAGCATCCAAAAGCAATTTGTATTAATAACTTGCAGCTCTGTACTTGATAAATAATTCCAGTGGAAGAAAGgggatagaagaagaaacatattTGACTAAAATTTACAACTGCAGGCCCGATATAAACTTATCATATAAAGTGAAACTATCAAGATGATTTAATGATCCTTCATTAATGACTTACGTTCTTATAGGGCATCAAGTTTGCAGTCATAAATGTTTATAGCATCAACACTAACATCATGAATAAAGTGTTATGATAATATATCAGGTGTGAAGTTGTAAATATTCTGCAGCACTTTTCCAGAAGGTAATTGAGTAATCTAACGGTTCCCAACCTGAGGTTCAGAACCCCGAAGTGGTCCCAAGATAAATCTCAGGGGTCACCAGATGACTACACGGACATCTCTTacacttatttttctttattttttttcttgaatttccctatttttttgcttctgtttttcttttctttgtgtgcttGTGAAAGATTGTTTCACCTCTTCTGGCacctaaaaaaaacccttccAATAAAACAGTCTGAGGAGAAAACATCACTCTTTGGTTGAACTACTCATAACGTATGATCACATTAAGGATCTGACCTGAGATGAGAGGTCACATGAATTAAAGGGACGACTGCCAAAATGTTTGGAATCAATAGACCATTGGAAGTGTAGCTAAAAGCCAAAACAACTTATGCTTTTTTGCATTGAGGAAGACACAGTATGCACCAGCCAAATTGATTCTTAACAACCTGACAAGCCAGAATTTATCCTTATTAATGGCTTGTCATTGATCAATAAcatcattaaattatttattagccTTTTTAGTCAGAGCTTAGAGAAAAGTGAAGCCGAGAATCACAAGAGAGCAGATACAGATGTAAAAGTTGTCTCCCTGTTTGAGAAGGACACCAGCACTGTCTGACGTCCGCCTGCCGTCTGCTGCACAAAGTTATGCAAACTATAAAACATACCATCAAAGCGGACTGTGGTTTTTCAAGAATATCATTATAGGGTTTGTCATTATTCTTATCGAACTGCAAGCCGGTGCTTATCAAACATTCAGGACAACCCATAGTTGGAGAGTAGGGCCGCCTGAGAGCTGTATGCGCAGCCTTTGATAGCACATCACAGCTGCTCCGTGCCCCCTGAAATGACATCTGACAGCATTAAgccagctgatttttttttttttaacaatcacaCCAGGATTTCAGACTGCTTAGAGGGAGAAAGTGCCTTGATATTAGCTATTTAAGTTGCCAAGAAAATCTTAATGGGCCGATTTCACAGTGGCAGCGAAtgagacagaagagaagaggTGATGAGACGATCAATAGGAGATGAAAAGCCCTCCGAACTCCACCACTGTCTTCATTAATGTTCCCTATTCAGAGGCCTACAAACCAAATTTACAAAAACCAACAGAGATGACTGTATCAACTGTGAcaattgtgatttattttttcacctGACTCACATCTGCTCCCTCTCTGCCATGGTGGGAAAACTGGGGGAAAAGCCAACATATGACTCAGAGGAATAAGAAGCAGCTTTGATCCGCACAGACACAAACTGCCAGGCTGTGCTGCTCATTAGACTGACGTGTGATAGATGGCTCATGCTTTCTCCCTATAATCCACTTCACAGCTGCTAGGGTTTGAGACACTGGGGATACTTTTAAGGGTTATTTTTTTGCGATGAAATGGGAACATGGCGTTTAAATTAGGCCTAACAGCTGGCCAATGGTGTTGCTAACCTCTATCTCTAATCAATAGTTAGAGCAGCATGGCGTTAGATGGCTGCTATTTATTGCTAAAACTGGTAATCAGTGGACTTTTGGGACACATCCTGAATGAGGCTGATTGTGTGTCTGTAGGCAAAAACATAAGCGCACTCTCTCTATGAATGTGACTGCTATTGGTTATGACATTTAATTCCCATTTGAGAACAACCAGTTCTCATAACGATGCACAATATGACGCcgggagacttttttttttttttttttatacacacaAATTAGATTTGTCTCTGAATTCTGAGCCAGAGATTATGCTCAAAATATTCTTTATCAGCCATCATCATTTGTCATGGGTGTCATGACAAAACATGCCACAGAGGAAAAATACTAAACTTGCTTTAAGCTGAGcggaaaatacatttaagttaCAGCTTCTCCTTGTTCTGTTGTCTCTATTAACAATGTGTCTTTTTGTTCTGTCAAGGTCATTTGAATGACAGGCCAATTGATTACATCTATTTCTTTCCAATAACGTCACTGAGATGAAGCCCTCTGTATATTTTCAGGGTATTTGGGGTTTTTACAAttcctacttttttttaataaaaaggcaTCTAtaggtcacatgactgatcaatGGACTGTTTGAAAGGAAACAGCCTCAGACATCATCCTGGTGAAGACGAGATAGCCAAAACGTTTCATGAGGTGAATAAGGCATGTGTGATGCGTTtaagagctgcaacgattagtcgactGACAGTTAATCTGCAacttttgataatcgattaattgctttaagtcattttttaagaaaaaatgccaaaatgatCTAattccagcctcttaaatgtgaatattttcttgttccTTTAGTCCtgtatgatagtaaactgaatatctttgttgGTCGggacacaacaaaacattttaggttgcattttgtgaatattttttcacaattttatgaCATGTCATAGACCAatcaactgattgattaatcgagaaaataattgttagttgcagccctaatgtgGTTTAATTTTTAGTTGGGAGATTTATCAATCTGACTCCAGTATTTAAAGACTTAATATGTTTAAATTTCACTACTTTTAGGCcaaaatataatcaataaacaAAGGCAGCAGCATCTGTCTGCCAGATTTGTATTCTTGAATAGTTAAAGTGTgttttgaaacagcatttagacctCCAATAGTTGGGAAATAAAATTTACATAGAATATAATTGAACAGTTAACTAAAAAGTAAAATCCAAGTAAAAAAATTCTGGTCAAAATTTTCTGGCTTGTGATATAAGAAACCATCTAAAATCCTGGCTGCAGCCCTGCTTCTATTGTCtaccaaaactttaaaaaaaaaaaaaaaaaaaaagtaggaatGAAAATAAGTTGTTAAATGCTGACATTTACTGTCACTTTCCCCTCGTGTACTGAAGAAGTTGGCTGAGATCCGGAGCTGAGCAGCATCAGTTATTTGAAGATATCATTTTTGGATGGGAATCAAAATCTGCAAAACAGACAGGCAAATTCTCGGTCTGCTTCACAGAGGCTCTTGGGAATATGACTAAAAAATAAGCAATTCGGTCACAACCACACGTCTGTGCTCCTCATTTTCtttacatgcatttttcttttcattgaaGGTGTCAGAGAGACCCTTTCTTGTCTCATTAAATGAGGAAAAGAGTCATTTGCATATTTCCAATTTATCCTCCTGGTTTGTAGTAAGTAAAGTACAATGTAAACCACAAAAACCACTGGGGACTTACCTGTTTCTGTAGCTGAgtgtttatttatcttttatacTTATATATCTAGATGGGTAACATCATATTTTGGCTGATAAATAACAAAATTGAGGATGTACATTTGAGTAAGTTAAAGTGATGTAATGAATATACAAGCTTTGGGGGgaaaacatgcataaaaatgacactgttctgcaaatttaatttaattttcttcaTATTGATAGATGATGATAATGGAAATCCTCCTTACATCACTGGATTGGGGGATAAAACTGGCCTCTAGTCCAGTTGTCTCCAAAGATTTGGCCATAAGACATCCACAAAAAAGAtcaaatagtaaaaaaaaagaagaagtatttattctattatttaACTCTTTAGGATTTAGCACACTGGGAGTGATTTCAATTTGAGGTCTCACTTTCCCCCAAAGGCTGCTGTCGCTCCACCTACACTACAGAGTTACATAATGTTATGTGAAGGCATTTGCATCCACAATAAAGCTTGAAATGGGGTTTCACGGGGACACAATTTAGTGAAATGGGTCTCTGTGGCCAAACAGGAGCACATGACCTGAGAGAAACTAGGGAGTATTGATGTTTTTGGTGTGTGAGTTTCGACCCTGCTTCGTGGTTTTCAACTCTAAAACCTGTGATTCTGGACAATTTTCATTCAATTATGTGATCTCCTACTCATTCTGAACTCGCTGGACCACACTTTGACAACCTCCCCCTCCTGAACTGTTTCAGGAACTTCCACCTGCAGTCGGAGCAGAGTCTCCTACCTGCAGCCAGCTGCATCCAGCCGCAGATCTTGTAAACGGTTCCGgtgctgcagaagaagaagagcgcGAAGCAACCGATGCAGGTGAGGACCAGCACCATGGACATGCCGATGAAGAAGGAGGCGGCCTTGAACGCACCGGAGGGGATGCTGCTGAACTCGGTGAAGCTGCCCTGACAGGTCAAGTCCCGGGACAGCCCGTTCCCGATGCAGTAGTGGAACAGACCGAAGTAGCCCGCCTGCGGGGTGTCCACGCCGTCTCCGATCCAGTACGGCTGGATGAAGCACACCACGTTGACGATGGCGAAGAGGATGGTGAAGATGGCCCACAGGACGCCGATGGCGCGGGAGTTGCGCACGTAGTTGGTCTGGTAGATTTTGGCAGCCTCGGAGGCGGGGAGCATGGTGGTGGTCGTGCTGGGGGCCCCCGGGACCATCCTCCGGTCTGTGTGGTAGTAGTGTGATCTGCTCGGTCCTCTCTGGTGGATCTGTCCTCAGCAAACTAACATCTGCTGCATCTGATTTGTGGAAGGCATAGTCAGAACTTCTTCGctggatttattattattattatttcagccTTTATTCAGTCACAGATGTACCCTCAGCATCACTGCACTCTCGCATCCATGGTAAGGttggattttgtgtgttttttcttcctttttcctctgATTTTCATTCATCACTCTGCAAAAAAACGATACGTGCGCTCCCGAAAACAAGCCGCGAGCTTCAGGAATCCATCCTCCATTCACAAACCCCGTAGATTTATCCTATCTGTccttatttctattttaaaaaaatgtccctacCTGAGTCGTGCACTGTTATTCCGAATCTAAACCGGCCAGTGTGTCCGACAGAGGTTCAGCTCTGTGAATCACTGTGTGAGATCTCGCTGAAATggtgcgtctctctctctctctctctctctctctctctctctctctctctctctctctctctctctctctcgctctctctctgctcgACAACAGCAGCTGAGATCCTATTGAATTAGAGTTGGAGGATAGCCTTGGATATTACAGGGACAACCCACATCCCATAATCCCGGTCTGACGTATCATCAGGGGCGGACTTTACCATTAGGCATGGTAGGAAACTGCCTGGGGCTCCCAACTAAAAGGGCCCCAAACAGCtgtagatttattatgatgttaagatatgaaaaatattgaattatgttactattctaTCTCATTTTACCCCGAAATAATTTACAAAAGGCCCCCAAAGCActtaaaaaatatgcaactgcATACTTCTACTTCAGAGTAAAACACTGTACTactacatttacctgacagataaatgttaatGGTTACATGGCaaattttactcacaaaatagCTATAACAAATAGACTACGatgcattattattgattaaactatccagcattatataagaattaaaagctccaccttacctctctttcactcttcactttttaatgaaaatttgaatgcaggacttaaacagtatttttactgtacaatattaatagttttactttaGAAAAAAGTTTGGAGTgcttcttctaccactgccaacacaaacattcccagttagagaaagggtgaaaataaagcaagacaGCATTTGCCTGCACGGGGCCCCAAAATCACTAAATCCACCCCTGCTTATTATAACAGTAACACTTGTGAATTCTTAAACAGACACAATGATATcacagtaaaacaacaacagtggaTCTAATAGCCTTCAAATTAATGCTCATATAATCTCCTTCTGGTCACTGTACCAGTGGAGGAATGCACATGAATTAATAATGCACATAAATGCACCTCTTATtgactataataataataatacgaTGAACATACAGCGTATAGTATTAGTTAAATGGACGTGATGATGTATGTTGCCATTGAATtcattataaaattatattaatattctcatattttcatgcAATAGGCCTAACCTGCAAAAATATAAGCTATGTTCTAATGTGAGAGCTATAGTactaataatagcaataatataATGGAAAAGTAACTTTGTATCAATTCTAAAGGGTCCTATAGGCTaactataaataataatttatgttatAGGCTGACAGTTGTTAGTTTTGCTCGTTAAGACAATTGGCAAAAataatctcaccacaaggtccattcaTCATCTTTTATGGATgctctggagcttttgatcacaTCACACGTTCTTCCTCTGTAGATTTAGCCATTGAGTTTAATGGATAATAGGCTAGTGGCTACTATTTTAATATGTAAACACAAATGGAAAACAATTATGTAAAAGCATCTAGTGTTTTAGCAGCATTTGGCATCATAGAGGGCAAGATTCAAACGACATCTAATAGAAAACATgataatattttacttttaattcataatttccatttatttcacaAATACGAGATTTTAGAGCCCAAAACTCCATTACCCATGATTCTATGTGtgagctgtgattggctggtaACCCAAACGGTAAAGTGACGTAATCTGCAGGCGCGCGAAACTCCTCTGAGTGCTCTCGGCTGTGTATGTCTGTTTCCGACCTTTTAACGggcttttttttgctgtattttaagtttgttacacattttactgtcagtTATCGATATTTATACACCGCTCTGTCGCATTAATGGTATGTAGTTTCTTACAATATTCCTCGTTTTGCTCGCATTTTGACTGAATACCGGAGGTGGTCGTCTCCAGCTCCGTTAACGTGCCGTACTTTTTAACTgaaagctaagctaacgttgCTTGTTTTTAGCCGCACGATAGTCGCCTCACCACAGTAAATACTTGGTGGTTTGGTCGGTAACACGAAGAGCAGGATGGCAGCGCCGCTGCAGCATCCAGGATATGAGGAGGAGAAGCTGCAGAGGGTCGCAGACCAGCTGCCGTGCAGGGACGTCCAGGCGGGGACACTGCTGTCTCTGATGGGACAGGTAACGATGTCATCTCCGAAAACAGTAATATGACTTTATTTTAGGCGTCCAGAAGGttaaaaaatacttaatacTTCTGTCTTGTACTTCTCTATGTGAGTTTGACCAATAGACTTTACAAGAAAGTAGTATTTAAAAGcaagttttctttgtttcagtgCACTTTGTGAACagaaattgtctttttaataattGTCATAtgatattagagctgcaatgattagtcgattaatcgattagttaattgacagaaaataagtttgctgcttttgtctgtAAGGCTGCAATTAACTATTactttatttactatttattttttttattttgttttatttactatatgattattttcattatgaatatgttagtttttatatttttacacatacagtaaaacatacaaagtaaaacaaacagggaaaacaaagcataaaaaacaaaaaaagaaagattctCAATATATAGTTCATTAGTTCAGTGTACTGTCATAAATAAACTTCTCTTCTTAGTCAGTTAATCAGAAAGTACACagattttcattatccattaatgtgttgattgttttctcaattaatcaattagttgtttggtctaaaaatgtcagaaaatgatgaaaactgatgatcactgtttcccaaagaccaAGATGAAGCCCTAAGATGTCTTGTTCCGTCCTGTTTTGACagacagtccacaacccaaagatattcagtttactatcatagaagacaaacagaaaatgttcacatgtaagaagctggaaccagagaattttggcattttgttcttaaaaatgactcaaagcgATCAATCGATTACCAGAATAGTTGTGGATTAATTatctgttgatcgactaattgtgCAGCTCTACTTTTCTGTTATACACGTtggtaaattgaatatctttggatttcaaactgttgatcagacaaaacaggacatttgaagatgtcactttggactcTAAGAAACTATTACAGGTGTTTTTCActatctgacattttacagacgaacaattaatcgagaaaataatcagcagattaattgataatgaaaataaccattagtTGCAGACCTAAATGATATATAACTATTTTCACGACGCTAACATACCTAAAAAGATGGACATTTATGATAATCTacagattattttgtcagttgATTGATAGTCTAGAAAGTTCACAATTCACAATTTCTCACACAGGTGACGTCTTCAGtctaaaacacaaagatgttcaCTTTACAATGATTTGAAACAGTCCTCACATTGAAGTTGGTGTTAGTGaggggcatttttgcttgaaaaattacaattGTAATGAATCATTGGTTATTAAAATGGttgccaattatttttctgtaattgtTTCCGGTCTGTAGTTTTCTCAAACAATTATTTCAGCttattgaaatgtattttttgtgctCAACATTATTTGTCAAGTGATTACCCAAAATACTTATTGCATCGCTCCTTCAATCAATTAGAGAAGCTGACTGCTCATTATAAAGCATCAGAATAATAATCATGAACAGGCTTTGGTCTGTCAAGCACTAAAATCATTCTGCATGACTGCATTTAACCAAGGAGCAGTCAAGGAAGGCATTACAATTAATTACTGGCAAAAACTctgaattaatttgattttggGAGAACTTGTTTATGTTGATTGTCGTCGATCATGATGAAATGTTACTCTAAAGTTGAGTTTAAGAGTCCTGATGTTTATTCCTACAGCCACAACAATACAGCTACCCTTCAATCTTCATCTACGGTCATCGAGCCTCTGGGAAGAGTCACGTGATGAACGTTTTACTGAAGGAACTGGAGGTAAGAGAGAAACACCTGCTGTCAGATTTCCAGGGCATTTTGAAATGAATTTTGTGTGTACAAAGCTTGGGGTCCAGGATTTGTCGGTAAAATTAGTAATAATTTCACTTCCTGCTCTCTTAAACTCCTTCCTGCTCTGTTGACAAGAGTGTGTTAAGGGACAAACTAACAATTAAAGTATGACTCACACTGACTACTTTAAGCTTATATAAACTGCAAACTTCAGTCATACAAAGCTTTCTTTATCAAAGCGCTGAGTCCTtggaaatataacattttatcgAGTACAAAAGA is a genomic window of Thunnus albacares chromosome 23, fThuAlb1.1, whole genome shotgun sequence containing:
- the lhfpl3 gene encoding LHFPL tetraspan subfamily member 3 protein → MVPGAPSTTTTMLPASEAAKIYQTNYVRNSRAIGVLWAIFTILFAIVNVVCFIQPYWIGDGVDTPQAGYFGLFHYCIGNGLSRDLTCQGSFTEFSSIPSGAFKAASFFIGMSMVLVLTCIGCFALFFFCSTGTVYKICGWMQLAAGTCLILGCMIYPDGWDSDEVKRMCGEQTDKYTLGACSVRWAYILAIMGIMDALILSFLAFVLGNRQDSLMSEELLGDKTGNNAI